GCACCGCCACCTGGAGCGCCCTGGGAGCCTACGTCTCCGGCACGCTGATCGGACCGGCCTTCGGCGCCGATTTCCTGCTGGCCAAGACCGAGGACATCACCCAGGAGGTCCACGACGAGGAGTACTGGTACCAGGCGGGAATCGAGTGGGGCGAGGGCCTGGGCGCCGAGGTGGCCTCCAGCTCCCTGGGCTACCGCTACTTCGACCCCGGCGAGGACGATTACGAGTACCATGAACTCGACGGACAGACGACGATCGTGGCCCAGGCGGCCTGCTGGGCCCGGGATAACGGCATCCTGCTGGCCACCTCCGTCGGTAATGACGGCCAATACGGTGGCAGCGGCAGCCTGATCAGCCCGGCCGACGCCGACGGCATCCTCGCCGTCGGCGCCGTCGACTCCAACGGCGACCTGGCCTACTTCTCCTCCCTCGGCCCCACCGCCGACGGGCGCACCAAGCCCGAGGTCTGCGCCATGGGCTACTACACCTTCTGCGCCGACGCCTTCGATAACGACGGCTACACCTACGCCTCGGGCACCAGCCTGTCGGCCCCCCTCGTCGGCGGCACCCTGGCCCTGCTGCGCCAGTTCGACCCCGACGCCACCGTGGCCGACATCCGCCAGGTTCTGCTGGATACAGCCACCCGCTCCGACACCCCGGACAATGAATACGGCTGGGGCATCGTCCAGGCCGCCGACGCCGCCGACGAACTGGCTCTGGACACCGGCGGCTGGCGCGAACTCGCCGCCGAACGCGGCGACACCGGCGTCCTGCTGCGCTGGCTCTACGACGACGCCGTCAACGGTTTCAACGTCTACCGCCTCGACGAATCCCCGGCCGACGCCGGCTACACCGCCGCCCACCTGCTGACCACGGAGCCCGCCTGGCGCGTCGATCAACTCGGTCACGACCTGCGGCCCGCCGACGAGGGCTGGCGACGGCTCAACGAACACCCCCTGCCCGCCGGAGCCCACGCCTACCACGACGGGAACGCCCCCGCCGACGGCTGCTACTACCGCCTCGAAGCCGTCCTCAACGACGGACGCAGCCGCCTCTCCGACCAACTCCACCTCGGCCCCTCGCCCCGCGACGGTGGCCTGAGCCTGGAGGCCTGCTATCCCAACCCGGCCCGCGGCGCCGTGACCTTCACCTTCCGTACCGACGGCGCAGCCGACCTCCGACTGGCCGTCTACGATCTGGCCGGTCGCCGGGTGGCGACGGTCTTCGACGGTCACCTGGCCGCCGGACGCTACGAGCTGGGCTGGAACGGCGCCGACGACCACGGCCGCGCCCTGCCCTCCGGCGTCTACCTCTATACCCTCAGCGCCGGCGCCCAACGGGAGAGCCGCCGCCTGGTGATCGTCCGCTGAGGCCGACGGGACTGCTTAACTGAAGAACGGACCGCCCACGAGCGGTCCGTTCTTCAGCCCTGAGCGACCGGTGAAAAACACCCCCGCCGGTCGCGCGCGACCGGTCCGGCGCCGGGTGTCGTCATCCGGTTGTTTTTCACCGGTCGCTCAGGCGGTAGCTTCGGTTTGGGTCGTGCGGGATTCGGTAAACCAGACCACGGCGGCCCAGACCAGAGCGCCGAGGGCCTGGAGTTGCGGCGCGCGCAGGCCGACGAGGAGGACGGGATCGTCGTTGCGCAGGAATCCGAGCAGCAGCCAGACCAGGGCCAGCAGGCCGACGACGAGGGCGCTGAAACGGCGGGGCTTCAGGCGGCGCTTTACCGGTCCGGCGGCGAAGAACAGCCCCAGGCAGGTCAGGGCGAAGTAGGCTTGGACGGGATGGATGGTGAGGTCGAGGGCGGTGCGGGGATTGAAGACGTAGGCGGCGGGGCCGTGGGCGGCGATGAAGGCTTTGGGTGAGTAAAGGCCGGACTCGAGGGCCCAGGGCAGTTCCGCGGGGGTGCCGAAGGCGCTGCCGTCGACGAGGGCGCCGAGCCAGCAGACGGCCAGGGCGGCGGGCAGCAGCCGCAGGGCGGCGGCTGTCGTCTCCCAGGCGGGCTCGCCGGCGCGTCGCGATCGTCGCCAGAGCACGGTCAGGCCGACGGCCAGCCCCGGCCAAAAGGCCACTCCGACGTAGGTCCACTCCCGGACGATGTCGGTCAGTCCGAGGTACAGGGGGGCGAAGATCAGGTACTCGGCGGCACGGGCGGCCAGCAGGCCCCAGAGCAGGGCCCAGAAGTAGCGGCGGTCGGCGGTGGGGCGGTCGAGGGGGGCGTAGCGGCGGAAGAGCAGCCAGCCCAGCAGTCCGGCGGCGATGAAGAACAGGTAGACGGTGCGCAGGTAACCGCCGAAGAGGGGCAGGTGGGGCAGCATCTAGAGCCGACTCCGCAGGGCTTCGAGCTCGGCGTTCAACTCGGAGGTTCGGCCGTCGAGTTCGCTCAGCTCGGCCTTGATCTCGTCGATCCGCGCCTGGACGTTCTCGGGGGTCCGGCCCTCGTCCAGCTCGCCGGTCTCGAGCTGATCGGCGAAGTCGGCCCGCTCGTCGTTCAGGCCCTCGCGGCGGTCGTCGATATCGTCGAGTTCGTCCTCGGCGCGGTCGACCAGCTCGTCGATCACGTCCTCGAGAAGCTCGCGGTGTTCCTCGACCAGCCAGTCGGGGACCTCGCTGATCTGATCGAGTTCGGCCAGGGCGGCGTCGGGGTCGTCGCCGCGATAGTGGGCCGCCGCGGCGGCGTAACGCACGGCGCCCCGGGCGCCGGTCTGGTCCGTCGGCAGGGCGGTCAGGGCCTCGGCGGCGCTCTCGACGGTCTCGCCGTCGCGGTCGTCGTTGTAGAGGGCCAGTACGAGGGCGGGCCAGGCGTA
The genomic region above belongs to Candidatus Coatesbacteria bacterium and contains:
- a CDS encoding S8 family serine peptidase encodes the protein MEQPMKRLPLAVLLLLGWVVSAGAAELAPALEIQLAEAAADDVLGVWAVFTDKGYADETALTTALDDFVAAMPAPQYERRARLRSAPGLADERDLPVHRPYVEQVLPLVGRYIGTSRIANAVCFEATPEQISSVAELDCVARLQPTARSYLPAVVEQPAPPMPNPDEDYGTSQTQITQIQVDALHNAGYDGSGVTVLMLDTGFNTSHEAFEQLNLIDEYDFVNDDDDVDNEPGDDPDSWYHGTATWSALGAYVSGTLIGPAFGADFLLAKTEDITQEVHDEEYWYQAGIEWGEGLGAEVASSSLGYRYFDPGEDDYEYHELDGQTTIVAQAACWARDNGILLATSVGNDGQYGGSGSLISPADADGILAVGAVDSNGDLAYFSSLGPTADGRTKPEVCAMGYYTFCADAFDNDGYTYASGTSLSAPLVGGTLALLRQFDPDATVADIRQVLLDTATRSDTPDNEYGWGIVQAADAADELALDTGGWRELAAERGDTGVLLRWLYDDAVNGFNVYRLDESPADAGYTAAHLLTTEPAWRVDQLGHDLRPADEGWRRLNEHPLPAGAHAYHDGNAPADGCYYRLEAVLNDGRSRLSDQLHLGPSPRDGGLSLEACYPNPARGAVTFTFRTDGAADLRLAVYDLAGRRVATVFDGHLAAGRYELGWNGADDHGRALPSGVYLYTLSAGAQRESRRLVIVR